From Haloarcula sp. CBA1127, a single genomic window includes:
- a CDS encoding MoxR family ATPase → MDATEASEVSSQILDEIGSAVIADRGFFETVLLGVVAKGHVLLEDVPGTGKTLTARSVATALGLSFSRIQFTPDLLPADITGTHIFNEESRSFEFTEGPVFANVLLADEINRAPPKTQSALLEAMEEGQVTVDGDTYELPEPFFVIATQNPVDMEGTFELPEAQVDRFLAKTSLGYPDGEGEVELLRRRAGRTTQSPTVEPVLDAESVKELRSVPETVTVDDDLLQYMADLVRATRDDYRVDVGVSPRGTQRLFEATRAMATIAGREYVAPDDIKRVAQPVLAHRLVLTPDARVEQVDKGTVIQSVLDEVPVPTV, encoded by the coding sequence ATGGACGCTACCGAGGCAAGCGAAGTGTCGAGTCAGATCCTCGATGAGATCGGGAGTGCCGTCATCGCTGACCGTGGCTTCTTCGAGACGGTGCTGCTGGGGGTCGTCGCGAAGGGCCACGTCCTGCTTGAGGACGTTCCTGGCACGGGAAAAACGCTGACCGCCCGCAGCGTCGCGACCGCGCTGGGATTGTCCTTCTCCCGCATCCAGTTCACGCCGGACCTCCTACCGGCCGATATCACGGGGACACACATCTTCAACGAGGAGTCCCGGAGCTTCGAATTCACCGAGGGACCGGTGTTCGCCAACGTCCTGTTGGCCGACGAGATCAACCGCGCACCGCCAAAGACCCAGTCCGCGCTGCTCGAAGCGATGGAAGAAGGACAGGTCACCGTCGACGGGGACACGTACGAGCTGCCGGAACCGTTCTTTGTCATCGCCACCCAGAACCCAGTCGACATGGAGGGGACCTTCGAACTCCCCGAAGCACAGGTCGACCGGTTTCTGGCAAAGACATCACTCGGTTATCCTGACGGCGAGGGCGAGGTCGAACTCCTCCGGCGGCGTGCCGGTCGAACGACACAGAGTCCGACCGTGGAACCGGTGCTTGACGCGGAGTCAGTCAAAGAACTCCGGAGCGTTCCGGAGACAGTTACCGTCGACGACGACCTGCTGCAGTACATGGCTGACCTCGTCCGGGCGACCAGAGACGACTACCGCGTCGACGTCGGGGTCTCACCGCGCGGGACCCAGCGACTGTTCGAGGCGACGCGAGCGATGGCGACGATCGCCGGTCGGGAGTACGTTGCACCGGACGATATCAAGCGGGTCGCACAGCCAGTGCTGGCCCACAGGCTGGTGTTGACACCTGATGCCCGCGTCGAGCAAGTCGACAAGGGCACCGTCATCCAGAGCGTGCTCGATGAGGTCCCCGTCCCAACCGTCTAA
- a CDS encoding class I SAM-dependent methyltransferase has protein sequence MTEHKHENQQLWNEWSDDFQALWNANTVDGELPPAPSPFGSDGPGEPQPDILDSVAEKDYVELGCGGGQASVGTAELGAETVVGVDISGEQLQHARQLRDFYDVDAQFLKGDITNLPLPDDSFDVASSETVYQMIKHLGEAFREVHRVLRDGGIFVLSVPHPIHESLDVEKEIFERSYYDTGRREITINDDYEANLIAFDHTVADLHNSLVDAGFTVKRLLEPRHHQTTLDDRNDSDLPELLWKVPGSVRFWAVAE, from the coding sequence ATGACCGAACACAAACACGAAAACCAGCAACTCTGGAACGAATGGAGCGATGATTTCCAAGCGTTATGGAACGCAAATACCGTGGATGGGGAGCTTCCGCCGGCGCCATCGCCATTCGGTTCGGATGGTCCGGGCGAGCCTCAACCCGACATTCTTGATTCAGTTGCAGAGAAGGACTACGTCGAACTAGGATGTGGAGGCGGCCAAGCCAGTGTCGGGACCGCTGAGCTTGGTGCGGAAACTGTCGTCGGAGTGGATATCTCAGGCGAACAACTGCAGCACGCACGGCAGTTGCGAGATTTCTACGACGTTGATGCACAGTTTCTCAAAGGAGATATCACGAACCTCCCACTCCCCGACGATAGCTTCGATGTAGCGTCTTCCGAGACAGTCTACCAGATGATCAAGCATCTCGGTGAGGCGTTTCGAGAAGTTCACCGCGTTCTCCGAGATGGCGGCATCTTCGTCCTCAGCGTGCCACATCCCATACACGAGAGTCTGGATGTCGAAAAAGAGATTTTCGAACGCAGCTACTACGACACCGGTCGGCGGGAAATCACGATTAACGACGACTACGAAGCGAACTTGATCGCCTTTGATCACACGGTTGCCGATCTTCACAATTCCCTCGTTGATGCCGGATTCACCGTCAAGCGTCTTCTCGAACCACGGCACCACCAGACCACACTCGATGATCGAAACGATAGCGATCTCCCCGAACTACTGTGGAAGGTGCCGGGGAGCGTTCGCTTCTGGGCCGTTGCAGAGTAA
- a CDS encoding PH domain-containing protein — protein MARGLPAVWGSIFGGPMIASGIYFYWFAATYPLVPSQPETPPSVGLITMGFGLFITGMGVYVHSVAAPEALQLRDGEHIVEDRKPAQRNALAEAGIAVPILGLGGYLLYVTQRPLYQPTLVLAGGLFLFSRGLYRYWQNTLTTYFLTNQRVVEEYRFVSLLRNEVPLQKVRGVEEYRSVWDSLFGLGNVAVRSGASGGLTISINQVYEPAEFGDLVRSELTPERDEDVPFQEGQTATTGATSGKSDSPTVADADDTTDDGSDAASQSDSGASPQ, from the coding sequence ATGGCGCGAGGACTTCCCGCCGTCTGGGGCTCAATCTTTGGCGGTCCGATGATTGCGTCCGGTATCTACTTCTACTGGTTTGCCGCTACGTACCCACTGGTCCCATCGCAACCCGAGACGCCGCCCTCGGTTGGACTCATCACGATGGGGTTCGGTCTGTTCATCACCGGAATGGGGGTGTATGTTCACTCTGTTGCCGCGCCTGAAGCGTTGCAGTTGCGCGACGGCGAGCACATCGTCGAAGACCGAAAGCCTGCACAGCGAAACGCGCTCGCAGAGGCCGGGATTGCTGTACCCATTCTCGGACTCGGTGGCTACCTGCTGTACGTCACTCAACGCCCGCTGTACCAGCCAACACTCGTGCTCGCTGGCGGACTATTCCTGTTCTCCAGAGGACTGTATCGGTACTGGCAGAACACGCTCACCACCTACTTCCTGACGAATCAGCGAGTCGTTGAAGAGTACCGGTTCGTCTCGCTCCTCCGCAACGAGGTCCCACTGCAGAAGGTCCGCGGCGTTGAGGAATACCGCTCTGTCTGGGACTCACTGTTCGGGCTGGGGAACGTCGCCGTACGATCCGGTGCTAGCGGTGGGCTGACAATCTCCATCAACCAAGTGTACGAACCCGCTGAATTCGGTGATCTGGTTCGTTCGGAACTCACACCGGAACGAGATGAGGATGTACCGTTCCAAGAGGGACAGACCGCGACGACTGGGGCGACCAGCGGCAAGTCGGACTCGCCCACGGTTGCTGACGCCGACGATACCACGGACGATGGGTCGGACGCAGCCAGTCAGTCTGACAGCGGAGCGAGCCCGCAATAG
- a CDS encoding sulfatase-like hydrolase/transferase, with translation MTAPETNNVVLVTIDSLRADALGGADSVSPVMDSLADSGVVFENAVAQGNWTPFSFPSIHGSRPVFTESEDIGLASTPTLAEQVSDAGVETAGFNAANGFLTDHWGYDRGFDEFEPFVDSGGYSKYLAAHPTIQAWVQLGTSPFRRAATVLSGGSDERPFADVSRMGDLEDHATAFLETTDGPFFLWVHYMDTHTPYVPAPRHIREVSDNHFGVLRMLTSHLRTGLGWEVDDRTLETLRTLYEATVRQVDASVGRLLDTLETEGHRDDTAVVVAGDHGEEFLEHGHLAHYPKLYRELIDVPYIVSTPESEHQSVDTPVGLDTIAPTVCDLLSLTPAAEWDGASVAPAVHGAAIEDRGPIVSAAVRGESVTSQPIPRSRADGELLLSARDERYTYIEFTESGQQELYDRTNDPEEQVDLCSDSTDADPPATVLDRLSDAVADHLAELDSDGTGAGNTEASDEITARLKALGYQ, from the coding sequence ATGACGGCCCCAGAAACGAACAACGTGGTGCTAGTCACGATTGATTCGCTGCGGGCCGACGCGCTGGGTGGCGCTGACAGTGTCTCACCCGTGATGGACTCGCTGGCCGACTCGGGCGTCGTCTTCGAAAACGCCGTGGCACAGGGGAACTGGACGCCGTTTTCGTTCCCCAGCATTCACGGGTCGCGACCGGTGTTCACCGAAAGCGAGGATATCGGTCTGGCCTCAACACCGACGCTGGCCGAGCAGGTGTCTGATGCCGGTGTCGAGACGGCAGGGTTCAACGCCGCAAACGGCTTTCTCACCGACCACTGGGGGTACGACCGCGGGTTCGACGAGTTCGAGCCGTTCGTCGACAGCGGCGGCTACAGCAAGTACCTGGCAGCTCACCCGACGATTCAGGCATGGGTCCAGCTCGGCACTTCACCGTTCCGGCGCGCCGCGACCGTTCTCAGCGGCGGGTCCGACGAACGCCCCTTCGCCGACGTGTCCCGGATGGGCGACCTCGAAGACCACGCCACTGCGTTTCTAGAGACGACCGACGGACCGTTCTTCCTCTGGGTCCACTACATGGACACGCACACGCCGTACGTGCCGGCTCCGCGGCACATCCGCGAGGTATCGGACAATCACTTCGGCGTCCTCCGGATGCTCACCTCACACCTCCGAACCGGACTGGGCTGGGAAGTCGACGACCGGACGCTGGAGACGCTCCGGACGCTGTACGAGGCGACGGTCCGGCAGGTCGACGCCAGCGTCGGTCGGCTCCTCGACACTCTCGAAACCGAGGGGCACCGTGACGATACGGCCGTCGTCGTCGCCGGCGACCACGGCGAGGAGTTCCTCGAACATGGCCACCTTGCTCACTATCCCAAGCTCTACCGGGAGCTCATCGATGTTCCCTACATCGTCTCGACACCGGAGAGCGAGCACCAGTCGGTCGACACGCCGGTCGGCCTCGACACAATCGCGCCGACAGTGTGCGACCTGCTGTCGCTCACGCCAGCGGCGGAGTGGGATGGCGCCTCTGTCGCTCCAGCAGTCCACGGCGCGGCCATCGAGGACCGCGGTCCCATCGTCTCCGCAGCGGTCCGAGGCGAGAGCGTGACTAGCCAGCCGATTCCGCGAAGCCGTGCGGATGGGGAACTCCTCCTCAGCGCACGCGACGAGCGCTACACGTACATCGAATTCACCGAATCGGGCCAGCAGGAACTGTACGACCGGACAAACGACCCTGAGGAACAGGTCGACCTGTGCTCGGACTCGACGGACGCCGACCCGCCCGCGACCGTCCTCGACCGGCTGTCGGATGCCGTTGCCGACCACCTCGCCGAACTCGACAGCGACGGGACGGGGGCTGGAAACACCGAGGCATCCGACGAGATAACAGCACGATTAAAGGCACTCGGTTATCAGTAA
- a CDS encoding GNAT family N-acetyltransferase: MTDQIQFRAYDDRDADAVWRLHEWAMRATGNDPSDIPGTSDLKNIETRYFDSGGAFLVGVVPDDNGELPETFDGGLAAMGGFLPNEVGHADERTVPGAAELHRMRVAPSRQRRGYGRRLLHRLEQQVAEQGYEVLLATTSQSQPAAVTFYRDEGYQEVDQSTQGEYELVHFEKRP, translated from the coding sequence ATGACCGACCAGATTCAGTTTCGAGCCTACGACGACCGAGACGCCGACGCGGTCTGGCGACTCCACGAGTGGGCGATGCGAGCGACCGGAAACGACCCCAGCGACATCCCCGGAACGTCGGACCTGAAAAACATCGAGACGCGGTATTTCGACAGCGGCGGCGCGTTTCTCGTTGGCGTCGTTCCCGACGACAACGGCGAACTCCCGGAGACGTTCGACGGTGGCCTGGCCGCGATGGGCGGGTTCCTCCCGAATGAGGTTGGTCACGCCGACGAGCGAACCGTCCCCGGCGCGGCCGAACTCCACCGGATGCGGGTCGCCCCGTCCCGGCAGCGGCGCGGCTACGGTCGCCGCCTCCTCCACAGACTCGAACAGCAAGTGGCCGAGCAGGGATACGAGGTCCTGCTTGCGACGACATCACAGAGCCAGCCCGCCGCAGTCACCTTCTACCGCGACGAAGGGTACCAAGAGGTAGACCAGTCAACACAGGGCGAGTACGAACTCGTCCACTTCGAGAAACGGCCCTGA
- a CDS encoding GtrA family protein, translating to MASAVVTPARRQQLIRFFLVGVFAASVQQALLWLFNDIGGLNYIFAAAIAIECTILLQYVLNNAWTFHRSQHSDLREYVVGLGKTNLVRGTAIPLQLGLLYAFVTWGGVVPLVGNGGAIVITGVYRYALDAHWTWG from the coding sequence ATGGCGTCCGCTGTCGTCACACCGGCCCGGCGACAGCAACTCATCCGGTTTTTCCTCGTCGGTGTGTTTGCCGCGTCGGTTCAGCAAGCGCTGCTATGGTTGTTTAACGATATCGGTGGCCTGAATTACATTTTCGCAGCCGCTATCGCCATCGAATGTACGATTTTGCTCCAGTACGTCCTCAACAACGCCTGGACGTTCCACCGGTCACAGCATTCGGATCTGCGGGAGTACGTCGTCGGGTTAGGGAAGACAAATCTCGTTCGTGGGACGGCGATCCCGCTCCAGTTAGGCCTCCTCTACGCTTTTGTCACCTGGGGTGGCGTCGTGCCGCTGGTCGGCAATGGTGGGGCTATCGTCATTACGGGTGTGTACCGGTACGCGCTGGACGCCCACTGGACGTGGGGTTAG
- a CDS encoding AarF/ABC1/UbiB kinase family protein, producing MNLRAYWRFLVVARHFLPLLVAYARDRKRFFVIGSSRRVTAEQRRKRAQQLLDSLLTLGPTFIKLGQILSTRPDVLPPEYIEEFSKLQDRVPPADWDDARVVIEDELGSVDDRFDEFEREAISGASLGQVYLAEVDGEKVAVKIRRPGIEALVEADLRVVRWSLPLLMYFIDDSRSFSLETLADEFSKTIREEMDYQREGRMLTEIRENFRDNDRICIPKVKESHSTRRVLTMEYVPGTKINDIDSLDEGGINRTELAETLQRAYLQMIIDDGVFHADPHPGNLAVQDDGTLVFYDFGMSGRVDPFVQDKIIDFYAAVADQDISAILDALIEMGTLSPEADRQVMGDVMELAIADARGEDIEQYRVQQIIQQVEDTIYEFPLRLPANLALVLRVATVVEGVCVTLDEDFDFIGVATDYLREEGYLAEGVRNFVEDRATEVSDAARSAVRIPPKLESALDRVEREDFRVQADIEDSDGLLATMTKRLILGMLLASTLFSTAFLYTQASLPATGVGITGTVGLSLALWWSFRSKKAVRAKPQFTRQSMRQQDRESPGGLNTSFGEDTDDAYSGD from the coding sequence GTGAATCTTCGCGCGTACTGGCGGTTCCTTGTCGTTGCACGCCACTTCCTGCCCCTGCTGGTCGCGTACGCACGAGACCGAAAGCGCTTCTTCGTGATCGGCTCATCGCGCCGCGTCACGGCTGAACAGCGTCGCAAACGTGCACAACAGCTGCTCGATTCGTTACTAACGCTCGGCCCGACGTTCATCAAACTCGGGCAGATCCTCTCGACGCGGCCGGACGTCCTGCCCCCGGAGTACATCGAGGAGTTCTCGAAGTTACAGGACCGCGTGCCACCGGCGGACTGGGACGATGCACGGGTCGTCATCGAGGACGAACTGGGGTCTGTCGATGACCGCTTCGATGAATTCGAGAGAGAGGCGATAAGCGGCGCATCGCTCGGTCAGGTGTATCTGGCGGAGGTCGACGGCGAGAAGGTCGCCGTCAAGATTCGTCGCCCCGGCATCGAAGCGCTCGTCGAGGCCGACCTGCGGGTCGTCCGCTGGTCGCTCCCGCTGCTGATGTACTTCATCGACGATTCCCGGTCGTTCTCGCTTGAGACACTGGCCGACGAGTTCTCGAAGACCATCCGCGAGGAGATGGACTACCAGCGAGAGGGCCGGATGCTCACCGAGATCCGGGAGAACTTCCGGGACAACGACCGCATCTGCATCCCCAAGGTCAAGGAGTCCCACTCCACGCGGCGCGTCCTGACGATGGAGTACGTTCCCGGCACGAAGATCAACGACATCGACAGCCTCGACGAGGGCGGTATCAACCGGACGGAGCTGGCCGAGACGCTCCAGCGGGCGTACCTCCAGATGATTATCGACGATGGCGTGTTCCACGCCGACCCACATCCCGGAAACCTTGCCGTGCAGGACGACGGGACGCTCGTCTTCTACGACTTCGGGATGTCCGGCCGGGTCGATCCGTTCGTCCAGGACAAGATAATCGACTTCTACGCCGCTGTCGCCGATCAGGATATCAGCGCTATCCTCGATGCTCTTATCGAGATGGGGACGCTCTCGCCTGAGGCCGACCGGCAGGTGATGGGTGACGTGATGGAACTGGCCATCGCCGACGCTCGTGGCGAGGACATCGAGCAGTACCGCGTCCAGCAGATCATTCAGCAGGTCGAGGACACCATCTACGAGTTCCCGCTTCGGCTGCCGGCGAACCTGGCGCTCGTGTTGCGCGTCGCCACGGTCGTTGAAGGCGTCTGTGTCACTCTTGACGAGGACTTCGACTTCATCGGCGTTGCCACCGACTATCTCCGCGAGGAAGGATATCTCGCAGAGGGCGTGCGGAACTTCGTCGAGGACCGGGCAACCGAAGTGTCCGACGCCGCTCGGTCGGCCGTCCGTATCCCGCCGAAGCTGGAGTCCGCCCTCGACAGAGTCGAGCGGGAGGACTTCCGCGTGCAGGCCGACATCGAGGACTCCGATGGCTTGCTCGCAACGATGACTAAGCGACTCATCCTCGGGATGTTGCTCGCAAGCACGCTGTTCTCGACAGCGTTCCTGTACACGCAGGCGTCGCTGCCGGCCACTGGTGTCGGCATCACCGGAACTGTCGGCCTCTCCCTGGCGCTGTGGTGGTCGTTCCGCTCGAAGAAGGCCGTCCGCGCCAAGCCGCAGTTCACGCGACAGAGTATGCGCCAGCAAGACCGGGAGAGCCCGGGTGGACTCAACACCTCCTTCGGTGAGGACACCGACGACGCCTACAGCGGCGACTGA
- a CDS encoding GMP synthase subunit A translates to MTRIDVIDNHGQFTHLEQRALRDMGVDVSLRDNTTPPEEIDADGIVLSGGPDMDDIGNCPEYLDLDVPVLGICLGMQLIADELGGRVGGGEYGGYADVTVDILDEDDPLLGSLHPETRVWASHADEVKEVPPGFERTATSDVCGVEAMSNTDEAIYGVQWHPEVAHTEEGEEVFENFLSVCDQQSVARQ, encoded by the coding sequence ATGACCCGAATCGACGTTATCGACAATCACGGACAGTTCACACATCTGGAGCAACGCGCGCTCCGTGACATGGGCGTCGACGTCTCGCTCAGGGACAACACGACACCCCCGGAGGAAATCGACGCCGACGGCATCGTCCTCTCCGGCGGTCCGGACATGGACGATATCGGGAACTGTCCCGAGTATCTTGACCTCGACGTGCCCGTGCTCGGTATCTGTCTAGGGATGCAACTCATCGCCGACGAGCTCGGCGGCCGGGTCGGCGGCGGCGAGTACGGCGGCTACGCGGACGTAACGGTCGACATCCTTGATGAGGACGATCCGCTTCTCGGCTCGCTCCATCCCGAAACGCGTGTGTGGGCCAGTCACGCCGACGAAGTGAAGGAAGTCCCGCCCGGATTCGAGCGGACCGCGACCTCCGATGTCTGTGGCGTCGAGGCGATGAGCAACACTGACGAAGCGATATACGGCGTCCAGTGGCATCCAGAGGTCGCTCACACCGAAGAGGGCGAGGAAGTGTTCGAGAACTTCCTGTCGGTCTGTGACCAGCAGTCTGTCGCCCGCCAGTAA
- a CDS encoding GIDE domain-containing protein, whose amino-acid sequence MVLPQLVGIVFLTIGGFVLFRGGRELKTVFHILRNDPVPVRSLDGHTGPVEITGTAVASEDAGTVTAPFTGSECLAYTYEVEEYRSSGKHSNWETLDEGQDGVDFIVDDGNARVRVNPDGADVRFESQSVTVSPGTELPDRLADYVERTEGVEAQDGSVNLLVTEISLGNKQRFTERRLDVGEDVYVYGQAMRGPATAWGSNLVDAIVGDGDGTPVFVISDTSERGTARRIVRGAIAETVFGLVAVIIGSVALLSGLL is encoded by the coding sequence CTCCCGCAACTGGTCGGCATCGTGTTCCTGACCATCGGCGGTTTCGTCCTTTTCCGCGGCGGCCGGGAACTCAAAACGGTGTTCCACATCCTCCGTAACGACCCGGTCCCGGTGCGTTCGCTCGACGGGCATACTGGTCCCGTCGAAATCACTGGCACAGCCGTCGCCAGCGAGGATGCCGGGACGGTCACAGCTCCCTTCACCGGCAGCGAGTGTCTGGCCTACACCTACGAGGTCGAGGAGTACCGGTCGTCGGGCAAACACTCGAACTGGGAGACGCTGGACGAGGGGCAGGACGGCGTCGACTTCATCGTCGACGACGGGAACGCTCGCGTTCGCGTGAACCCAGACGGAGCGGACGTGCGGTTCGAGTCACAGTCGGTGACAGTGTCCCCGGGGACTGAGCTTCCCGATCGCCTGGCCGACTACGTCGAGCGAACGGAGGGCGTCGAGGCCCAGGATGGGTCCGTGAACCTGCTCGTGACGGAAATCAGCCTGGGGAACAAACAGCGCTTTACCGAGCGTCGGCTGGACGTTGGCGAGGACGTGTACGTCTACGGCCAGGCGATGCGTGGCCCCGCAACGGCGTGGGGAAGCAATCTGGTCGACGCTATCGTCGGGGACGGCGACGGAACGCCGGTGTTCGTCATCTCCGATACCAGCGAGCGTGGCACTGCGCGGCGGATTGTTCGGGGTGCTATCGCCGAGACTGTGTTCGGTCTTGTCGCGGTTATCATCGGCAGCGTTGCCCTCTTGTCCGGGCTTCTGTAG
- a CDS encoding DUF2070 family protein — translation MTATQGNLANLSRFIFRAPTWYTSLAFALVIAAMTGIVAFDSRFILDDAWQGVFLIGLPTSIASAVTPWVDRQLGGQLTPNRATLLAVICELITIAMLTIAGVIAVFTVRLGQNFVFDVLLVALASIFAFRLLILMAVSRHSLLKATIPASVQTVTAAVLLAIYSGATAFILDNPMLREYLSRPEEVPPQVQGFIPQDFIILAVICVIYALAVWLFLVVIDQPWRSSLGVSALDFLRGFIGHIAEGTRELEEFFEDIGEEAVVPVTVLSVRRPGGEEKARFVLPMIHPGPMGEIGGGNLPRRVAESAEGLAFPPHATAGHDFNLVTEREVDTILSTAETAYQNLEYDDQATAGTRVTEGEATLTGQAFGSDALVVNTYAPGCADDVEYAVGLSAMSEARADGLDDVLLVDAHNCNDGLEGDDLGHVVPGSQRSFDMLHGAGQLGSLLTDAGTGRLRCGVAWDETPWEPKEGIGPLGIRVCVFEVNDQRTAYVLIDGNNMEPGLRQRIIDAIEGVDMVEVMTSDTHIVNTVEAENQVGQAIPEKEIVALIGDLVDRAVADVEPVEAGMASEQATVTVFGNDRTETLASTANAMVSMGGALAGAFILVVMTISVLIFLLT, via the coding sequence ATGACGGCGACACAGGGAAATCTCGCTAACCTTTCGCGGTTTATTTTCAGGGCTCCGACCTGGTATACGAGCCTAGCCTTTGCGCTGGTCATCGCGGCGATGACCGGCATTGTTGCGTTCGACTCACGGTTCATCCTCGACGATGCCTGGCAGGGCGTGTTTCTCATCGGCTTGCCGACCTCAATCGCCAGTGCCGTGACGCCGTGGGTCGACCGGCAGCTGGGCGGACAACTAACCCCGAACCGGGCCACCCTGCTTGCGGTGATCTGTGAACTCATCACTATTGCGATGCTGACCATCGCCGGCGTTATCGCCGTCTTTACTGTCCGCCTCGGCCAGAACTTCGTCTTCGACGTATTGCTGGTCGCGCTGGCATCGATATTCGCCTTCCGACTGCTGATACTGATGGCCGTCTCGCGGCATTCGCTGCTGAAAGCGACGATTCCGGCGAGCGTCCAGACAGTCACTGCCGCCGTGTTGCTGGCGATATACAGCGGGGCAACCGCGTTCATCCTCGATAACCCGATGCTCCGGGAGTATCTTTCACGCCCGGAGGAGGTTCCACCACAGGTACAGGGGTTTATTCCACAGGATTTCATCATTCTCGCGGTTATCTGTGTCATCTACGCGCTGGCGGTCTGGCTGTTCCTCGTCGTCATCGACCAACCGTGGCGCTCCTCGCTCGGCGTTTCCGCGCTGGATTTCCTCCGTGGTTTCATTGGGCACATCGCCGAAGGCACACGAGAACTGGAGGAGTTCTTCGAGGATATCGGCGAAGAAGCCGTCGTCCCGGTCACCGTATTGTCGGTCCGCCGGCCGGGCGGCGAGGAGAAAGCCCGATTCGTCCTGCCGATGATTCACCCCGGCCCGATGGGCGAAATCGGCGGTGGGAACCTCCCCAGACGCGTCGCCGAGTCGGCTGAGGGTCTGGCCTTCCCGCCACACGCGACCGCCGGCCACGACTTCAACCTCGTCACGGAACGGGAGGTCGACACCATCCTGTCGACGGCTGAGACTGCGTACCAGAACCTCGAATACGACGACCAGGCGACGGCAGGGACTCGCGTCACCGAAGGGGAAGCCACGCTGACGGGACAGGCCTTCGGCTCCGATGCGCTCGTCGTGAACACGTACGCGCCGGGCTGTGCCGACGACGTGGAGTACGCCGTTGGACTCTCGGCGATGTCGGAAGCGCGGGCCGACGGACTCGACGACGTGCTTCTGGTTGACGCGCACAACTGCAACGACGGGCTCGAAGGCGACGACCTCGGCCACGTCGTTCCCGGCAGTCAGCGGTCCTTCGATATGCTTCACGGCGCTGGACAGCTTGGAAGCCTGCTCACGGACGCTGGAACTGGCCGACTCCGCTGTGGCGTCGCCTGGGACGAGACCCCCTGGGAACCCAAAGAGGGCATCGGCCCGCTCGGGATCCGCGTCTGTGTCTTCGAGGTCAACGACCAGCGAACGGCGTACGTACTCATCGACGGCAATAACATGGAGCCGGGCCTCCGCCAGCGCATCATCGACGCCATCGAAGGCGTGGATATGGTGGAGGTAATGACCAGTGACACCCATATCGTCAATACTGTCGAGGCCGAGAACCAGGTCGGACAGGCGATCCCCGAGAAGGAGATCGTTGCGCTCATCGGCGACCTCGTCGACAGAGCTGTCGCCGACGTCGAACCTGTCGAGGCCGGCATGGCGAGCGAACAGGCGACCGTGACGGTGTTCGGCAACGACCGGACCGAGACGCTGGCCTCGACTGCCAACGCGATGGTCTCGATGGGTGGTGCGCTGGCTGGCGCGTTTATTCTCGTCGTAATGACGATCAGCGTATTGATTTTCCTGCTGACCTGA
- a CDS encoding Hsp20/alpha crystallin family protein, protein MSALREALRDLPDAVFADVLESEDEYLLVLDLPGVTAETIDVTVEGGRLRIDGQRTKDVPGEFTFVREDRSVFLDAELPLPPDTTGQGGEGTVENGVLELRLPKATAAPSTTIPIDGD, encoded by the coding sequence ATGTCTGCCCTGCGTGAAGCGCTTCGGGACCTTCCCGACGCCGTGTTCGCGGACGTGCTCGAATCCGAGGACGAATACCTGCTCGTGCTCGACCTGCCGGGCGTGACCGCGGAGACAATCGACGTGACCGTTGAAGGGGGCCGCCTTCGGATCGACGGGCAACGGACCAAGGACGTGCCCGGCGAGTTCACGTTCGTCCGCGAGGACCGCTCCGTGTTCCTCGACGCCGAGCTCCCGCTCCCGCCGGACACGACCGGGCAGGGCGGGGAAGGGACCGTGGAAAACGGCGTCCTCGAGCTCCGCCTGCCGAAGGCGACAGCCGCACCGAGCACCACGATCCCGATCGACGGGGACTGA